Sequence from the Elephas maximus indicus isolate mEleMax1 chromosome 13, mEleMax1 primary haplotype, whole genome shotgun sequence genome:
GAGCTCTGGAGACACAGGCTCTCTCACCCCTTGGCCAGCCAGATGTGGATGCAGTGTGGGCTTCGTTGGAACTCTATCCAGCTGCTGTCCCATCTCCCTGAGAGCCTCCGCCCTGCTGAAAGAGCGCTGCTGTGAGTGCGGCCCATTGCCACTCCCCACAGGACTCCTGCTCATGACCCAGGGCCTGCACTCTCCACCACCCTCACTGGGCAGGTCCAGGGCCTGGGGCACCCACCTGCTCACTGAAGCTGAGTCCTGGGCCGACACTGGGGTCTGGGAAAAGAGGATAAATGGCCTGGGTAGGCCCTGAAGGGCAAGGGGCTGGGAAGCCCTAGAGCCAGGGGCCCAAATGCGAGCAGGTTTTCATGTTATATGCATGTTGTCCGTATATGGTTCCCAGGGTGTTGCTTCCTGTTCCAGCCTGAACTAGCCAGTGGGCCCAGCCCTTGGTCACTCTGTGCCCTGCCTTCTCACTGACATTGTCCACTCCAGGTCCTCCAGCTTGACTCACACTCACACCCTTTTAAAGAATATATAGCTGTCCCAGGGCCTGAGACTCTATCCTCTGATCCTTGAGGGTCTGGTCTGAGAAACAGACAAAAACTGAGACTTTATTCCATATAAACGTCATACAGCTACAGATCATCATTGTAAATTTGCTTCCTTGAGGAACTAAGAGTTCCTTTAGAGCACAGCTCTGGATCCCAGTTTGAATATGCTGATTTAGTCCAAGGCTGCCTTTTTATAGATGGGCAGCTGAGGCCCTCAGTCAGCCAAGTACTGCTGCCGAGACCTTCTCGCCCATTCCTTCTAGCCAGACCAACAGATCAGCTCTTGTAGGGAGTCCCATGGCAGAGGAGGGATTCGATCTCCGTCCTGCTAACACTACATTCCTACCCCTTGGTGTCTGTGggagtgtgtctctgtgtgtgcacTGTGCCTCTAGGTGTGTGTCTAGATGAGTATCTTAGTGTGTGCATACACATGCCTGGGTGTGTCTTTATGCAAGTgtctgtgcatgtctgtgtgtgtgcccaGGTTTGAGTATCTATatgtgtgtctgcgtgtgtctGTTTGCATGGGCACACACACCTTTGTCCAGGAGACCAGGAGGAGGCAGTCACCAAGCTGGAGTTGAGTCTTAGTGGACAGGGCCTGGGACATTTAATTCCTTGATCTGGCCCCTATCCCACATCTCAAGTAACCAACCCTCCACTTGTCAACTGTTTATATACGTTCCCCCTTcccatctctctcctctctgggGCTTTCATGTGCTGTTTCCTCTTACTGAAAGGACCTTCGCTTCCTCACTCCTCCAGGTAAACACCTGTTCACCCTTCACTGACGGTGAGTCTTTTCCTGACCACTGCTTCCTCACCTCAGCTCCCATGGTGCCTCTTCCCTCCCACGGCACATTACATTGTAATTGACTGCTCAGTGACTGTGTGCCCCCCAACCAGAAGATTCAGGGGGACAAGGACTGGGCTGATTCAACTTGGGTTCTCCTGTGCACAGAAGCAGGCCAGGCATagagcagatgctcaataaatatgtgctgcatgaatgaatgaaggatggAGCATGACGACGAGGAGGCAAATGAAGAGAGAAGTGTAGAATAAAGCTAGGGGCCCTGCTAAGAAGGGGGAAGAGCCCAGTTGGCTTGCAGTGGGAAAGACAGGGCAGTGGGGTAGACAATGAGGAGGACGGCATTGTGTTTCAGAGAGAAAGGGGGTGGACAGAGAGCACCCACCTGGGGAGGCCAGGCCCCGCTCTGCCTCTGGACTCTCTGCAGCTCCTCCTCTTTAAATTTCAGGGCAACAACCACCTGGTGCCAGCACGCCTTCCAGTACTCAGCCTCATGAAGCTTAGGGTGTGACTTCTCCTCTAGCTCTTTCCCAAGGGGCACTGGTACCTCCTGGACCTGGGGTGTGCTGATAAAAATGGGGGCAGTCAGACACAGCACGGACTCCAGATTGCCCCCACCCACCCTTTTCAAATGATTTTGTTCCAAGTTGCATAGATGTCCTCGCTACGTCTTCTTATAGACAGGAAGGGGGTGAGGCAGAGACACGGCCTTCACAGCTCCCTGCACACAGAGCCTCTCTGTCCTGGGCATGTCCACTCCCAAGCATCCTGACATGGGACCAGAAGGGAGGTCATCTTGCCTACTCCAGCCTCTCCTGGCCTACTAGGCAGGGCTCAGCCATGTGTAGGGGAGATAGGATTTCTTGAAGCTAAAAGATTTCCCATATACCCCCCtaaaagagccaaaatatgacaacCAGGAAGGCTGACACCTGGGGAAGGGAGTCTGGCTTCAGCCATGGGAGTTAGGATCTGGGTCATTCCCCCTCACCCAGTGGGTGAAAGAGCCAGGCTTGCCCCTTGCTGGCAGGGCCATCTCATGTGTGAGAACAGGGCACTCTCCCAGCCTTCCTTGGATGCTCTGAGGAACGGCCCTGAGCAGCCACCTACCAGGCCTCCTGGCCTGGGGCCAACCCCAGGGCTACTAGCAGCACTGAGTTCTCCCCAAGCAGCCGGGCTCGCTCTGCCTCCAGGGCCTGCACACGGCCCTCCAACACTGTCAGCTCTCCCTGtagctgctgcagctgctccaaGCAGGCCCCTAGTTGCTGGTGGCTCTGGCCCAGCTCTTCTGAGAGTCTCTTGTTCACCTGGGAAGGTCCCAAGTCCCACCCAGAGTTGTGGCTCAGCCTCTACCAGGGTTGTGGGACTCCCCTGGAGGGAACCTGCTCAAGCCCAAGCCTTTACCCATCCCATCCCCTCCTCCATTCTCATCCTCTGGGGCTCTACCCCTCTAGAAGGCTCCTCTGACCACTCCAgcccacagaaaaaaaaaaaaaaaaaaaaacagaggcttCTCTCAACTCCAGGCTTTGACTCTGGACCAATGATTGAGGGCTGGACCAGTTCCTGGCTGCACACCACCAGAGGGTGCCATTTATGTGGACTGCAATGTGAAGGGTGCTCTCTGGAGTTGTGCTGTGTGGATACCCTGCTCAGATCTGTCCTCCCAGTCATTCTCTTTTCCAAAGTCTCCCTACAGCCTCTCATCCTGTCTTGGAATCTCCCAAGGGCAAGGCCCAGGTTCCTCTGCTTCTCTGCCCCCGGTACAGGTGGGAACAGCCTGGCTCAGCTGGGACTTGGGGCGTTCTGCAGGTTGAACCTTGACAATGGCCTTGACCCACCTGGGTGAacatcaccagccactcctgcagGAGAGTTATGTCCTGGGGCTGCGCAGGGGCTTTGGCCGCCCCCATCGAGACTCCACCTAGGCCCTGAAGGGCCTGGGCCCTGGCCTCGCTCTGCTCCTGCGCCTGCTGGCCTGGCACCAGCATCTCCTGCAGACAAACTCAGTCCAGGATCCTGGGGTCTCCTCCCAGCCTCCAGACCACTCTGGGGTGTTCTTGACAGACCCTTTGTGCCTCAAGGGGCATGTTGTGGCAGGGGCCAGCAGCCCCTGGGGCCTGGTTCCAACTTGCGCTATGACCCTGAGCAAGCTCTTCCCCAccctctggcctcagttttcccatctgtaacaGGAGGGGGGTGGGCTGGATGATCCCAGGGCCTTTCCAAACATTGGGTGGGACTTGATCCCTCTCTGGGCTGCACAGAAGCCCCCTATGCCACCCACCCCCCTCTCTCAGCTACTGCTCCAAGAATGAAGACCAGGGAATGAAGCATACATAGGGCAGGGCGGAAGGTGTGGCAGGGCCATGTTCAGGGCCTGCCCACACCCACTTGGAGGGGGGCTCTGTGTCATCCCTACCGCAGGAGCTTCCAGGCTGGGCTCTGGGCCAAGGGGCTGCTGGCTCATCTGGTCCAAACGCTGCTGGGCCTTTTCCACTTCCATTTGCAGTAGCAGGATCCTGGGGGCAGAGGGGGCTGTCTGCCCATCCTCTACCACTCTGCGCCTCCCCCATCTCCCAACCCCCTCACTTGTCTTCTATGTCCAAGTGTGGCTTCCTCCAGTCCTCCTGCCCCTGGGTTCCTCGCAGCTGGTGTCTCTCCTGCTCTAGGCGGGCCAGGAAGCATTCTGCCTGCTGGGGGAGGGCTGCAGGCAGCACCAAGCCCCTGGGGAGGGCTGGGCcagtccccccaccccaccaggcaaGGAGTGTCTGCGGCCTCTGATAAAGCAGGCAGAACCTACAGCCTCTGCCTGCTCCACCAGCTGAGATAAGCCCAGTCAGGGGTCCAGCTGACAGCCCAGGGGAGACCTGCACTCCATGGCTCGGAGAGCTACCCAGCTGTTATCACTATAGCTTCCAGATGTGCAGCCCTCTGCCTTCATCTGGGCCTGAGATGCATCACCTCTTGACCCCACCTGCTGATAGCTTCAGAGCTTAGGCCTGCAGAAGGACCAGGGACACTGTCATGTAATGCTAGAGAGGCATGAGAAGACAGTCAACTGGGTCCTGAGGGTCACCCCAGGCCTGGTAAGGAGCAGTGGTTCCACGAGGGTCGACTGTGGGCTAAGACATCTGAGTCATTAAAAGCTTGGGCTTCTAGGCCGTCAGGGGGCAGTCCAGTCCTTACCTCCACATGGGGCAGGGATGCTGGTAGCCTCCCCAAGAAGCCTCAGCTTGCAGAGCTCTCTCTCCTTCTGGGGATCACCTTTTCCACCAGGGGAGGCTGGACTTCTAAGGATGCTGTTCTGTCCACCGAGCTAAAACCAGACCCTCCCTACTCTCCCTCCATGGGCCACAAGCCCTCCCTTTGCCTCTAGCAGCATTCCCGGCCCTGCCCTGCATACCCCTCACAGGAAAGCGCTGCCCGTCTCCAGGCAGCGGCGCCAGGCACGGATACAACACTGTTCAACACAGCAACCCCGTTGGCACCTctacttccctctctctcctctggATGCTCCAGACCCTGACAGACCTTCCTGAGAACGCGGCACTGGTGAACACCAGCCCTGAGCGTTCTGGAGCTTTCAGGCTGGTAAGAGGACCTGGCTAGCCCAAGGGGCCTCCCTGGGGCCTCGGACAACAAGGAAGGTGGGAGGAAGAGGCTGGGAGCCTCACCTTCTGCTTCAGAGTCAGCAGCTCACACAGGGCCCGGCCTCGGTCCAGCTGGCATTCCCGCCTCTGCAGCACCCGGGCCTGCTCTGACAGGGCCTCCAGCGCTGCCCGCAGACGGCCGGCCAGCCCTGCCCGCTGCCACCTGCTCTCCGCAAGCCACACCCGCAGGTCCTTCTCTGACTGCCACTGGTCCCTCTCAGGGGCTCTGTCTGGGCACCTGCCAGGGAGAGAGGAGTCAGACTGCCAGCAGGGTACCAGAGGGCTGCCGTGCCTGCCATCCCCAGGCTCACCTGCACCCCTCGGTGGGGCTCCGTGGGCAGTCTTGGTCCAGTGGCCAGAGGTTACAGGAGTGCCGG
This genomic interval carries:
- the LOC126087703 gene encoding ciliary rootlet coiled-coil protein 2 isoform X2 codes for the protein MSKQEEVILCLPCLLGRSSLPCSDQGQLNAPSELQRHSPQPGTRPTEAEPMDLMSGPTCCPRHSCNLWPLDQDCPRSPTEGCRCPDRAPERDQWQSEKDLRVWLAESRWQRAGLAGRLRAALEALSEQARVLQRRECQLDRGRALCELLTLKQKQAECFLARLEQERHQLRGTQGQEDWRKPHLDIEDKILLLQMEVEKAQQRLDQMSQQPLGPEPSLEAPAEMLVPGQQAQEQSEARAQALQGLGGVSMGAAKAPAQPQDITLLQEWLVMFTQVNKRLSEELGQSHQQLGACLEQLQQLQGELTVLEGRVQALEAERARLLGENSVLLVALGLAPGQEACTPQVQEVPVPLGKELEEKSHPKLHEAEYWKACWHQVVVALKFKEEELQRVQRQSGAWPPQTPVSAQDSASVSRAEALREMGQQLDRVPTKPTLHPHLAGQGFWCDLESQGTWLLPILGLSSFDPRTLTQLRRGWSVHRRNCREWGVGAGCRLGRRKMTQWPLRSRGGRPQELPELRPAEQPEHPGWVRSETERRAQEQVGAELLQPLPQTSLQEVGSELVQMRSELQKVWDLLKAQNLELEAQQRALEAAQNQVAMSCAEKRRLEQQLRSLEQELMEKEQELVQFRASRNPALRGQEPLKIAATALESQRTGASEKSQKPGAVPRLGREGSGEPVAQGHQGTASRCSTRD
- the LOC126087703 gene encoding periplakin isoform X4; this encodes MSKQEEVILCLPCLLGRSSLPCSDQGQLNAPSELQRHSPQPGTRPTEAEPMDLMSGPTCCPRHSCNLWPLDQDCPRSPTEGCRCPDRAPERDQWQSEKDLRVWLAESRWQRAGLAGRLRAALEALSEQARVLQRRECQLDRGRALCELLTLKQKQAECFLARLEQERHQLRGTQGQEDWRKPHLDIEDKILLLQMEVEKAQQRLDQMSQQPLGPEPSLEAPAEMLVPGQQAQEQSEARAQALQGLGGVSMGAAKAPAQPQDITLLQEWLVMFTQVNKRLSEELGQSHQQLGACLEQLQQLQGELTVLEGRVQALEAERARLLGENSVLLVALGLAPGQEACTPQVQEVPVPLGKELEEKSHPKLHEAEYWKACWHQVVVALKFKEEELQRVQRQSGAWPPQTPVSAQDSASVSSRAEALREMGQQLDRVPTKPTLHPHLAGQGDLDTAAERLECPQEELPSGSRVQAREKENDPVAAEIQRRKAQVLAETPGQLPESTRGRPQELPELRPAEQPEHPGWVRSETERRAQEQVGAELLQPLPQTSLQEVGSELVQMRSELQKVWDLLKAQNLELEAQQRALEAAQNQVAMSCAEKRRLEQQLRSLEQELMEKEQELVQFRASRNPALRGQEPLKIAATALESQRTGASEKSQKPGAVPRLGREGSGEPVAQGHQGTASRCSTRD
- the LOC126087703 gene encoding ciliary rootlet coiled-coil protein 2 isoform X1; the encoded protein is MSKQEEVILCLPCLLGRSSLPCSDQGQLNAPSELQRHSPQPGTRPTEAEPMDLMSGPTCCPRHSCNLWPLDQDCPRSPTEGCRCPDRAPERDQWQSEKDLRVWLAESRWQRAGLAGRLRAALEALSEQARVLQRRECQLDRGRALCELLTLKQKQAECFLARLEQERHQLRGTQGQEDWRKPHLDIEDKILLLQMEVEKAQQRLDQMSQQPLGPEPSLEAPAEMLVPGQQAQEQSEARAQALQGLGGVSMGAAKAPAQPQDITLLQEWLVMFTQVNKRLSEELGQSHQQLGACLEQLQQLQGELTVLEGRVQALEAERARLLGENSVLLVALGLAPGQEACTPQVQEVPVPLGKELEEKSHPKLHEAEYWKACWHQVVVALKFKEEELQRVQRQSGAWPPQTPVSAQDSASVSSRAEALREMGQQLDRVPTKPTLHPHLAGQGFWCDLESQGTWLLPILGLSSFDPRTLTQLRRGWSVHRRNCREWGVGAGCRLGRRKMTQWPLRSRGGRPQELPELRPAEQPEHPGWVRSETERRAQEQVGAELLQPLPQTSLQEVGSELVQMRSELQKVWDLLKAQNLELEAQQRALEAAQNQVAMSCAEKRRLEQQLRSLEQELMEKEQELVQFRASRNPALRGQEPLKIAATALESQRTGASEKSQKPGAVPRLGREGSGEPVAQGHQGTASRCSTRD
- the LOC126087703 gene encoding ciliary rootlet coiled-coil protein 2 isoform X3; translated protein: MSKQEEVILCLPCLLGRSSLPCSDQGQLNAPSELQRHSPQPGTRPTEAEPMDLMSGPTCCPRHSCNLWPLDQDCPRSPTEGCRCPDRAPERDQWQSEKDLRVWLAESRWQRAGLAGRLRAALEALSEQARVLQRRECQLDRGRALCELLTLKQKQAECFLARLEQERHQLRGTQGQEDWRKPHLDIEDKILLLQMEVEKAQQRLDQMSQQPLGPEPSLEAPAEMLVPGQQAQEQSEARAQALQGLGGVSMGAAKAPAQPQDITLLQEWLVMFTQVNKRLSEELGQSHQQLGACLEQLQQLQGELTVLEGRVQALEAERARLLGENSVLLVALGLAPGQEACTPQVQEVPVPLGKELEEKSHPKLHEAEYWKACWHQVVVALKFKEEELQRVQRQSGAWPPQTPVSAQDSASVSSRAEALREMGQQLDRVPTKPTLHPHLAGQGFWCDLESQGTWLLPILGLSSFDPRTLTQLRRGWSVHRRNCRVGAGCRLGRRKMTQWPLRSRGGRPQELPELRPAEQPEHPGWVRSETERRAQEQVGAELLQPLPQTSLQEVGSELVQMRSELQKVWDLLKAQNLELEAQQRALEAAQNQVAMSCAEKRRLEQQLRSLEQELMEKEQELVQFRASRNPALRGQEPLKIAATALESQRTGASEKSQKPGAVPRLGREGSGEPVAQGHQGTASRCSTRD
- the LOC126087703 gene encoding ciliary rootlet coiled-coil protein 2 isoform X6, giving the protein MDLMSGPTCCPRHSCNLWPLDQDCPRSPTEGCRCPDRAPERDQWQSEKDLRVWLAESRWQRAGLAGRLRAALEALSEQARVLQRRECQLDRGRALCELLTLKQKQAECFLARLEQERHQLRGTQGQEDWRKPHLDIEDKILLLQMEVEKAQQRLDQMSQQPLGPEPSLEAPAEMLVPGQQAQEQSEARAQALQGLGGVSMGAAKAPAQPQDITLLQEWLVMFTQVNKRLSEELGQSHQQLGACLEQLQQLQGELTVLEGRVQALEAERARLLGENSVLLVALGLAPGQEACTPQVQEVPVPLGKELEEKSHPKLHEAEYWKACWHQVVVALKFKEEELQRVQRQSGAWPPQTPVSAQDSASVSSRAEALREMGQQLDRVPTKPTLHPHLAGQGFWCDLESQGTWLLPILGLSSFDPRTLTQLRRGWSVHRRNCREWGVGAGCRLGRRKMTQWPLRSRGGRPQELPELRPAEQPEHPGWVRSETERRAQEQVGAELLQPLPQTSLQEVGSELVQMRSELQKVWDLLKAQNLELEAQQRALEAAQNQVAMSCAEKRRLEQQLRSLEQELMEKEQELVQFRASRNPALRGQEPLKIAATALESQRTGASEKSQKPGAVPRLGREGSGEPVAQGHQGTASRCSTRD
- the LOC126087703 gene encoding ciliary rootlet coiled-coil protein 2 isoform X5, translating into MSKQEEVILCLPCLLGRSSLPCSDQGQLNAPSELQRHSPQPGTRPTEAEPMDLMSGPTCCPRHSCNLWPLDQDCPRSPTEGCRCPDRAPERDQWQSEKDLRVWLAESRWQRAGLAGRLRAALEALSEQARVLQRRECQLDRGRALCELLTLKQKQAECFLARLEQERHQLRGTQGQEDWRKPHLDIEDKILLLQMEVEKAQQRLDQMSQQPLGPEPSLEAPAEMLVPGQQAQEQSEARAQALQGLGGVSMGAAKAPAQPQDITLLQEWLVMFTQVNKRLSEELGQSHQQLGACLEQLQQLQGELTVLEGRVQALEAERARLLGENSVLLVALGLAPGQEACTPQVQEVPVPLGKELEEKSHPKLHEAEYWKACWHQVVVALKFKEEELQRVQRQSGAWPPQTPVSAQDSASVSSRAEALREMGQQLDRVPTKPTLHPHLAGQGFWCDLESQGTWLLPILGLSSFDPRTLTQLRRGWSVHRRNCREWGVGAGCRLGRRKMTQWPLRSRGGRPQELPELRPAEQPEHPGWVRSETERRAQEQVGAELLQPLPQTSLQEVGSELVQMRSELQKVWDLLKAQNLELEAQQRALEAAQNQVAMSCAEKRRLEQQLRSLEQELMEKEQELVQFRASRNPALRGQEPLKSCVHQAMRSQNPAQLRH